AAATTTTATCTGATAAGTGCAGTCGTTTTAACTGTACAAAGCTAAATAGTAATAAAAGGTTGCCAACTTTTTAGTTCTACAgtttaatacattttaaatatacagtatatatacatatatatttaaaatgtatatatatatttaaaatgtatatatatatttcaaatatatatatactagctgtgctacccggcgttgccctgtgaataaaaaagtctttggtcaaaaaattgatttgtatttaacctataacaacatttgccattctaactttcaaactacatatcatgagaaaagtgttttgtgtagttgaaataatttaatagaaaataaaaacaattgtaaaggttttcaaacttagtcaaacaacttttaaactcatatttgctcatatcatgaggaaaatgtttcgtgcaggtcaaataaattgaaaaaaataaaacgactataaaaaggtttagatgtgaaatgattagcaagtaatagctaaattcagtctgttttgctatgattacatcATAAAAGATCAatcggtaatgatacaaataatacaaactgagaaagcaACATAAAagcctgaatatgtagaattaataataacaattcttgcataaaagtgtgtgtgtgcgtgcttgtataaaaaggttactgttccaccagaagctatctttcaaaactttgaatacggagACGCTCCTACTTTACGGAGACTCTTCCCACAGAGACAATGTAATTGTCCAcgcgagaagaattggccttgaccccaaatatagtaattgaaccttacgaaaaatattttttaacaggggcgtcgtaacgcgtggccgcatcggtgagataatcagcgtgcgctatatcTATAATAGCCGGAATGCGTACCAacatacgacatactttgagaaatgtatgtatagaagatatatattatatacatatataaatatcatgATGGTGAGTGAGAgagcaagagggctactataatatacatgtatatgacaatGACTATAACATAGCCAGCCAAGAAAGGTAGAAagtggagaaatatctcccaCTCCGGGAGgatattgaaaaatgctggcaTGTAAGAGCAACCGTAATTCCAATAGTTATTGGAGCATTGGGAGTAATGACACCTACACATCATATGGTAGCTTACCCGAATACTGGCAATACTCAACAGAAGTCAGTTACAGAAAAGTGCTCTATCGATAATGACTAAGATCTTAAGGCGAGCGCTCAAACTCCTGGTCTCTGGTCACCAGTGGTTAGAGTAGCTTGAGTAGACTATCCACTTGAGTTAACCGggtaaaaaaacaattttttatatctCAGTGAATATCAAAGACTTCTCTCAATAAATATTCGGTAGGTCAGCGGCACTGGGGTTGGACTTGCCAATGCCATAGACCTCTCgttcttttaattttaattgctGAAACTGCATTTGCTCGGAATATTCGTTTGTCATTAATcatatgtaatgtttttttctattgcATTACATCACTACATTTGTACTCGATCGATGCATTATGCTGCTAATGCGATTCACTGCAGTTGCAATACTCTGATTATGCAATacattattactataatttacTGCCAACGCATTACTTACATTACAACGCATTACGCTGTCCATGCAATTTGCCTCCAAAACAGTACTTCCGCTATGCAAGGTATTGCTAACATTACTAAAGCACTGCCGCGGTTCTGGGGCTAAGCAGTGCTGATAGGATGATATTATATTGGAGAAACTCATCATCAGTTGTCTTTAACAGGACTACCCGAGCATAAGTCAGATAGCTGCCAAGGTTGAGGACAAAAATATGAATGTGATATTTGCTGTGACAGAGGACCAGCAGGGCCGGTACAACGCACTCAGCGAAGTCATATCTAGCTCAGTTACAGGAAAACTTGCCAATGATTCTCGAAACATTGTTGAGCTGGTCAGGGGTAACTACCAGGTGAGACAATGCTCTACGTTGTCCGTTCATCCGCATCACTCTTATGTTTCTATATATGCTAAACCCGATATGACTCTTATGTTTCTATATATGCTAAACCCGATATGGCTCTTATGTTTCTATATATGCTAAACCCGATACGGCTCTTATGTTTCTATATATGCTAAACCCGATACGGCTCTTATGTTTCTATATATGCTAAACCCGATACGACACATTCAAACACAATCATTCACTTTTGTCATCTTTAGCGTTTCTTCTGTTTCATCTTAGAAAATCTCATCAAAGGTGGTAATGATGATCAGGAGAAAGGCCGAAAGGAATGAGTATTTGAATGTCAAGGTCAGGGCATCTTGTAACAATGAGTGAGTATGTCCTTTATCGGAGCCTCTCATTGGCCCAAATGTTCAGATATATTTGAAGGTCATCAATATGGTGCATCAGCACAATATCTCTATCAAAGCCATGCGCGTATCTACCTGTTTGTGAATGATATGTAGCAGACTACAGCGGCGGTCATCCTCAGCGCTGCCGCTGTAGCGCCACAATAAACATGCCATATCGAGCAATGTTCTAAgcaattttctttcaattgaGTAATTGCCTCAGGCATTCTCGGCGCTTATTGAGCAGCCACTGTCTCATAATGTTTTAACCATAAACATAGAAATATTACTTCATCTCTTTATTAAATACTAAATTAATCTTTCTGTAATTCACATCCAGGTCAGTGAGGTAAGTTTGTTACTATTCTGTGTTATACTTGTGAGCTTTCCTATGACAGCATCCTTGTCCTCATACTAGTGTTGTATCCATATCGGCTCTCTCGCAGCAGATATCTAGCATCTGGTTCAGGTTCTCATACTTACTATGGCACGGCAACCTCCTCTTCCTTTATCCCTCCAGTATGGGTCAGGGTCCATGTTTTGGTTTGGAATAGTACTTTTATTTGTGTGACCTTTTGAACTCATGTATCGTGTATTAACTCCTACACATCACAACATGATGACGCCATATTGCACATGGTTCTTGTTGGTCGTTCATCATCTAGACAGTCTAGCCAGTTCCTATGAGTTTCGGAAACCCTTCAGCTGGACGGGGCAGTTTGTCAGCACCCCTTTCAACCAGCTCTTTAGCTTGAATATCGTTTGCTGTCAACAACTGCTGTTTGCACGTCCTTTCATTATTTGCTATAACATGCCAATGGCCAGTTGGCTTGTCATGCCATCGCTTTGCCTTCATTCAActttatatacaattctcctccTGTAGTAGCTTATGCTTATGTAGCAGACTTATATGTACATAGGACAGGTTGACTATAGGTATGTACATAGTGAAGGTTGACGCTAAGTATGTACATAGGACAGGTTGACTCTAAGTATGTTCATAGAACAGGTTGACTCTAGGTATGTATATAGTGAAGGTTGACTCAGGTATGTACATAGGACAGGTTGACTCTAGGTATGTACATAGTGAAGGTTGACTCTAGGTATGTACATAGAACAGGTTGACTCTAAGTATGTACATAGGACAGGTTGACTCTAAGTATGTATATAGGACAGGTTGACTCTAAGTATGTACATAGGACAGGTTGACTCTAAATATGTACATAGTGAAGGTTGACTCTAAGTATGCACATAGGACAGGTTGACTCTAAATATGTACATAGGACAGGTTGACTCTAAAATCATACACTGTCCTATGTACATAGGACAGGTTGACTCCAGGCATGTACATAGGACATGTTGACTTTGGGTATGTACATAGGACATGTTGACTTTAGGTATGTACATAGGACATGTTGGCTCTAGGTATATACATAGGACATGTTGACTCTAGGTATGTATGTAGGACAGGTTGACTCTAGGTATGTACATAGGACAGGTTGACTCTTGGTATGTATATAGGACAGGTTGGTTCCAGGTATGTACATAGGACATGTTGACTCTAGGTATTTATATAGGACAGGTTGTCTCTAGGTATGTACATAGGACATGTTGACTTTGGGTATGTACATAGGACATGTTGACTTTAGGTATGTACATAGGACATGTTGGCTCTAGGTATATACATAGGACATGTTGACTCTAGGTATGTATGTAGGACAGGTTGACTCAAGGTATGTACATAGGACAGGTTGACTCTAGGTATGTATATAGGACAGGTTGATTCCAGGTATGTACATAGGACATGTTGACTCCAGGTATGTACATAGGACAGGTTGACTCTAGGTATTTATATAGGACAGGTTGACTCTAGGTATGTATGTAGGACAGGTTGACTCAAGGTATGTACATAGGACAGGTTGACTCTAGGTATGTATATAGGACAGGTTGATTCCAGGTATGTACATAGGACATGTTGACTCCAGGTATGTACATAGGACAGGTTGACTCTAGGTATTTATATAGGACAGGTTGTCTCTTGGTATGTACATAGGACAAGTTGACTCTAGGTATGTTCATAGGACAGATTGACTTGAGGGAGGTACACGGCACTATTGAATTGCAGGCATGCTCATGGAATGTTTTGCTTTATTTGCATGGCTTGGGAACTGTGTAGATGTGAACATTGGCAATATGATTGCTTGTCAGTTTCACTCTTCACTTGCTTGTAGTGGGAAGTTTGATGATATGGCAGAATGTGACAACTTGGGGCCAGGAGGAGTGGTAACATTTGAAGTAGAGATGCAAGCAACATCATGTGCCAATGCTAAAGGTGGACAAACAACAGAGACATTTGAAGTATATCCGTCTGGTCTTTCCGAGACACTAGAGATAACAACAGAAGTTGACTGCGCATGTGAATGTGGTGACACGGTAGGCTTGCACATCGTTTGCCCTTTCTCGCTGCCGATAGATTTTCTCGGCACGCTCCCCTGGTGTGTGAATGAGAAAACCGGTTGTGTTGCAGGAAGAGAGCAGCGATGCGTGCAACAGTGTTGGAACCTACCAGTGTGGCATTTGTGAGTGCGGGGACTCAAGGTACGGGGACGTGTGCCAGTGCGACATGTCTACTCTCAACACAGACACGAATGATCTGGATGCTCCCTGTAAACGGTAGAGACTCGTACACAATCATGCATCTATTCATCAcatttgttttagctgattAGTCAAGTTATTCGCTTTGTGTAATCATAGGCGTGTGTCTCAAACTAAATTATTTGCAGGCCTTCCAACTCGACAACTCCTCAGCAGCTCTGTTCAGGTAGAGGAGAATGTGTCTGTGGAGAATGCGAGGTGTGCGACTGCCTTCCCGGATCAAGAGATAAAACTACATGCAGAAGGTTCACCGGCAAATACTGCCAGTGCAACCCTGACAACTGCCCTCGAAATAGCAAGGGTATCTGCTCTAGTAAGTGCAAGGGCATTTGCCCTAGAAATAGCAAGGGTATCTGCTCTAGTAAGTGCAAGGGTATCTGCCCTAGAAATAGCAATGGTATCTACCGTAGTGAGTGTGCAAGGGTATCTGCCCTAGAAATAGCAATGGTATCTGCCCTAGTAAGTGCAAGGGTATCTGCTCTAAAAATAGCAAGGGTATCTGCCCTAGAAATAACAAGGGTATCTGCTCTAGAAATAGCAAGGGTATCTGCTCTAGTAAGTGCAAGGGTATCTGCCCTAGAAATAGCAATGGTATCTACCGTAGTGAGTGTGCAAGGGTATCTGCCCTAGAAATAGCAAGGGTATCTGCCCTAGTAAGTGCAAGGGTATCTGCCCTAGAAATAGCAAGGGTATCTGCCCTAGTAAGTGCAAGGGTATCTGCCTTAGAAATAGCAAGGGTATCTGCCCTACTAAGTGCAAGGGTATCTGCCCTAGAAATAGCAATGGTATCTACCCTAGTGAGTGTGCAAGGGTATCTGCCCTAGAAATAGCAAGGGTATCTGCTCTAGTAAGTGCAAGGGTATCTGCCCTAGAAATAGCAATGGTATCTGCCCTAGTAAGTGCAAGGGTATCTGCTCTAAAAATAGCAAGGGTATCTGCCCTAGAAATAACAAGGGTATCTGCTCTAGAAATAGCAAGGGTATCTGCTCTAGTAAGTGCAAGGGTATCTGCCCTAGAAATAGCAATGGTATCTACCGTAGTGAGTGTGCAAGGGTATCTGCCCTAGAAATAGCAAGGGTATCTGCCCTAGTAAGTGCAAGGGTATCTGCCCTCGAAATAGCAAGGGTATCTGCTCTAGTAAGTGCAAGGGCATTTGCCCTAGAAATAGCAAGGGTATCTGCTCTAGTGAGTGTGCAAGGGTATCTGCCCTAGAAATAGCAAGGGTATCTACCCTAGTGAGTGCAAGGGTATCTGCCCTAGAAATAACAAGGGTATCTGCTCTAGAAATAGCAAGGGTATCTGCTCTAGTAAGTGCAAGGGTATCTGCCCTAGAAATAGCAATGGTATCTACCCTAGTGAGTGTGCAAGGGTATCTGCCCTAGAAATAGCAATGGTATCTACCCTAGTGAGTGCAAGGGTATCTGCCCTAGAAATAGCAATGGTATCTGCTCTAGTAAGTGCAATGTATACTTCTGTATTTTTCTTAACTTCACAGCAAGATCAAGCAAGTTTATTCACCGATTTGATGATAGTATGGAGAGTGGAGGGCTGTAGCAAGGGTATTACAATTGCCGTAGTAAAGAGCTCGCACTATTTCACACTATTCATAATTTACATAAAACTAGACCTGCACGATTTGTCTCCCCATGCCAATTCGGTTATCGACCTCAACTTCAATCGAACACCGTTTATAACCGACACACATGAGGACTCACCACGGGGTCAAACGATGTCACAATTGATTGCGGTTAACCTGACACCGAGACAACATGAACATCCTCATTTCATGAACCTTAACTTCAGATTTTTGCAatgaaatttaacttttttactgccaaccatgtacaaattcaagTATCTACccagtgccagccattttaccgaaagcTGCCGacattgcttcatgatatgtatacagtttttttttcaatcttTATCTAGAACATGTTTGTTAtggtacatattttattttgacaacattttaaccaacattgctatccaaaaattcaatggatctatacttcgtgcgatgataaagctatgtgaagctacgatcgatgcgaagctaaaacgattctccacaatgttccttactcttacaaaactattactttcaccactatcagagacaatgctgctactttaattatcagtatgatcacgaaaatctgaattggctacaATGTGATCAACATatctaattacctgttttctgactcgcacGCGGTACACaaaaatgaactcacacaaaaaaatgttcattttaggttagaaagtttaaaattgcttcgttgttttaggctgattctTTTAGAGAAGttttcggacaacactgtcattTTCGTacaagtcttaaagaccgtgggttatgttgtcaacgaataataaaaacagGTTACTTCgtattgctgggaaagtcgcaataatgcaTCTATGGCAGTGGACTCTAGAAAACACATCAAAGCGTTTATGGCAGCGGGAGGGATAAATAGCTTTCGAGAATGGATGTGATATCTACGTATTTGTAAAGTAAAGATTAAAAAACTTTTCGAGAGAAAGTAGTGTCAATTTCCATGGAAGATTCCGTGTAACTGCCCAAGCACGCAGACACAGTTTTTATGATATGGAAACCGAAACCGCACCTCAAACTCACACCGGTTAACCGGTGTTTTCGGTTTTGTTTGATGTCAGAAAATTGATCATTCGGCTCGATTAAATATAAACTAATCGCAACCACCGAATCAAACCGAAACATCGTGCAGGTCTACATAAAACTGCCCTGTACAGTAGAccctacaacgtaaatagtCCGTTGCAAGAATGATTACGTTATAGAGAATTTACATTATACGAAGcgtaaaatacttttaaatagCTTactccgttccaagatcttctcAAACTCACTTCTTTGGCtcttcaaaatataaaaaatcaaaCTTAACTTCTTAATTTAATGACTGcccagtaactgtggtattaatattggtttgtattgatAACCTTCCTTTTTGTACCACTTGCCTGGTTTAGGGTGCATGATTACAGTAATTTAAGTTAATCAAGTAAAGGGGAGCGAACTCCTTCAATGTCATTTTAAATGGATTTTTTCCacagcaaggtctatgctgtaaaaattaaagaaaaagaTGTTATGTCTAAAATAGAGTGAAAAAGTGCAATAGCTACCCCATACGTCTCTTCCTTTCCGAAGTGCGGTAAgtgagaaaacaatatttttaaggctagcTATGGGTCTCTTGCACCAACTtgacattttatgttatatgaaatttCCTACGTAATACGAAACGTAAACCTTATATAAATTCTTTATATTCAATGGAATTTACATAAAAGGAGTATAGTATTTAAAACGTCTCATTGTCAAAGTTATGCAGATTTCTCACTTTCATTTCTAATATAAACTTTCATTCGGTGTTTTCCCAATTCATTCTATTTTATGCTACCCTTATTTTAGTAGCACTGCTACCCACATATCTTAGTAGCACTGCTACCCCCTGGTTGTAGAACATGAAGGACGGAAAGCTTGTATTGTGTAAATACATTTGTCATCGATAGTGTGTTTGTATGGTGTCCATAAGCGGCAAGAGGTGTACAGTAAGTTTGTAATTTGTGCTGGAATTTGGCATTCACAAGCAGGTGATTTGTACGTGTAGGTAAATCCCAGTGTCAGTGTGACGAGGGCACTGCAGTGCACGCGTGTCAGTGTATATACGGCATGCGCGAGCAGGTATGTCGTACTTGTAGATAGAGGCAAGTGCCAGTGCGACGAGGGCACTGCAGTGCACGCGTGTCAGTGTATATACGGCATGCGCGAGCAGGTGTGTCGTACTTGCAGATAGAGGCAAGTGCCAGTGCGATGAGGGCTCTGCAGTGCACACATGTCAGTGTATATATGGCATGCGCGAGCAGGTATGTTGTACTTGTAGATAGAGGCAAGTGCCAGTGCGACGAGGGCACTGCAGTGCACACATGTCAGTGTGAGGAAGGCTACACAGGCAATGAGTGTGAGTGTCCGATATCACAAGATACTTGCATTGATCCCACCAATCCTGAGGTAGTTCAATAATCTTATTCATGCAATATTACTGAATGTTTCCCATCGGCATTCATGCTATGTTGGTCTACACGGTTTCATCCGTTGCGCTCACCTGCTTGTCTTACTAGTTCGCTTATATACAGATTTAAGAAAGGTTGTTGTTTGCAGGAGATTTGCAATGGGCAGGGCCCCTGTGTGTGCGGAGTGTGCAGGTGTGAGAAGCAGGAAGGACCTACCGGTGAGAGGTATACGGGGCAGTTCTGTGAGGAGTGCTCGACTTGTACCAGCAAGTGCCAGTAAGTTATCACATTATCCTACCGTTTACCTGCTGTGAGATGCTGTTAGGGGATAGCATCGTATGTTTATTTGGTATAGTGGCTGCTATAGGTACAGACAGATAACTCCCAATCCTCTTTTATAGATAGTATCATGGGTTCGTATGGTATGACTGCTATGAGTATAGACAGATAACTCCACATAACTAGAcacacaatataatatatattgtgtgTCATATAATATATCACACAACACAGATAGTGGTCTATGTGTGTGTGATATATTAATATGGCTAGTCCGCTGCTTGAATATTGCTCTGCACTGCTGTTCCTGTTTTACATCTGAATCATATCGCTGCAACAGGACATTTAAACAGTGCACCCAGTGCTTCGTCTACCGTGAAAAAGGATGGAGACAAGTAAATTTGGACGAGACTTACTGCGAATATGACTGCTTCAAGGGATCTGTTAACTACACAATGGTTTCAGAGATGCCTCAAGGATCAGGTCAGTGGTGGGCAGCATACTCCTTCATCTCGTGTTTACATATAGTAATTATGTAGCATGTTTGTCGAGTGTCAGTTTTTATTCCGCAGGAGTGAGACAGTGCGCGAAATTTGCGGGAGAAGATGACTGCGATGTATCTTACAGCTATGAGTACCTTCCCCGAACTGGCTATCTAGTCTACGTGAGCGATAAAACAGGTACTTACTATACACTTGCATACCGGAGCATTTCAACTGGACAAATTTTACAACATATCTTTGGCTTGGCCTGCTAGTTCATAAGTTTCTCTTTTTCCgtcttttttacttttgtttttgttcctcaggttttctttttctctacacttctactattattacttctactattattacttctactattattacttctactattattacttctactattattacttctactattattacttctactattattacttctactattattacttctactattattacttctactattattacttctactattattacttctactattattacttctactattattacttctactattattacttctactattattacttctactattattacttctactattattacttctaCTATTATTTTCCCTATTCTTATCTCTGTTCTCTGCTAAGCCACCTCGATATTCATAATCTACACAAGATGTACTCGTTACCTTCTAAATCTTTGTGGCACATCGCTAAGAATTTAACCTCTAAGAGTTTGATTCTCTAAAAATTCACCTTGTGTGTTGCTAAGTAGATTCATTACCCACTCTTTTCTCCGTCCCCTTTCTCTCCTGTCCCCTCTTTTCTCTCCTCTCTTTATCTCTTAGCGTTCTCTTTCTCTCTGTTTCTCTACcatatctctctctttctcccactCTTTTTCCTCCTTTTATTCTCCCTCTTTTTCATCCCTCCATCACTTCACTCATTCTCACTCCTTCCTGCTCACTCTTTGTCATGCTCTCTCTTTATCTTACACCCATTTTCTTGCACAATACTACACTCATCTTCTTTGCTAGGACACTTTTGTTTTAACTCTACATATCGCATATGATATCTTGTACTATTGCGGTATGACAGCCTGGGGTATAGATGAGGTACTCAAATGCTTATAACTCATTGCCTTTCATGTATCTTTCTACTTCATTTGTTTGCAGAATGCCCTACTGAACCAAAAATTCTCGAAATAATTTTGGGCGTAATCGGAGGAATCGTCTTTCTCGGCCTCGTTGCGTTGCTCATCTGGCGACTAATTGCCACTCTGCATGACCGGAGAGACTTTGCCAAGTTcgaaaaagaaacaaaaacggCTCAGTGGAATTCAGTGAGTGTCAACAAGTTCTTCTGCACCAATCTAGTCTGAGAATGTCAGTGCCCATATAGTCTGAGTATCTTTTGTGCCTTACAAAAACTCTAGTTGGTTCTACTGTTGTTTGCTACCGCTTGAGCAATCTTGACATACCAAATATTGTATGTACTGGGGAGGTGTTACCAACCTCTCATGTCTGTTCTTACTGTAGCTCAATTGTGTGTATTGGGGGTGTTACTAACCTCGCATGCCTGTTCTTACTGTAGCTCGGCATGGTTTGCTGGTTGGATGCATTCCGCCAGTTATTTCACTACAGACAGCAGATCTGTGAGTGATAATGTATTACATTGTTATCGTACATTTGA
The genomic region above belongs to Watersipora subatra chromosome 1, tzWatSuba1.1, whole genome shotgun sequence and contains:
- the LOC137385305 gene encoding integrin beta pat-3-like codes for the protein MKPRAECFFIYLTLHLFTVINAQQSSSIQTACNSASDCTSCMVAHKTCNWCIAKPSADGKGWSASDPRCDTYDSLIARKCSAEFIKNITTEEISRKATAVRDAVDSSQPAIQLSPQKLHLKLRPGEKVKRNITFRLAKDYPVDLYYLMDLSQSMKDDKVKVANLGIQLAEEMRKITKDVRLGFGSFVDKVLMPYVNTLPDRLVSPCSDCESPYSFKHRLVLTDNTSAFADKVDATQVSGNLDEPEGGFDALMQAIVCDSVIGWRANSRKMLIFSTDSPFHSAGDGKLGGVVEPNDGQCHMENNEYTWAGKQDYPSISQIAAKVEDKNMNVIFAVTEDQQGRYNALSEVISSSVTGKLANDSRNIVELVRGNYQKISSKVVMMIRRKAERNEYLNVKVRASCNNDGKFDDMAECDNLGPGGVVTFEVEMQATSCANAKGGQTTETFEVYPSGLSETLEITTEVDCACECGDTEESSDACNSVGTYQCGICECGDSRYGDVCQCDMSTLNTDTNDLDAPCKRPSNSTTPQQLCSGRGECVCGECEVCDCLPGSRDKTTCRRFTGKYCQCNPDNCPRNSKGICSNRGKCQCDEGTAVHTCQCEEGYTGNECECPISQDTCIDPTNPEEICNGQGPCVCGVCRCEKQEGPTGERYTGQFCEECSTCTSKCQTFKQCTQCFVYREKGWRQVNLDETYCEYDCFKGSVNYTMVSEMPQGSGVRQCAKFAGEDDCDVSYSYEYLPRTGYLVYVSDKTECPTEPKILEIILGVIGGIVFLGLVALLIWRLIATLHDRRDFAKFEKETKTAQWNSNENPIYEQATSTFKNPMYQGSMRKT